The window CCAGTTAACATATGCAAGATTTTCAGATGACATTTAAATCTCCTGAATAGATAATTTGGTAAATCATGTATATGATAAACCTATTTTGAATAGAGCTCGACGATCAACTGTTCCTGAATCGGCAGTGAAATATCTTCCCGTGCAGGAAGGCCTTTTATTTCACCCTTAAAACTGTCTTTGTTAATTTCAAGCCACTGTGGAATACCGCGTCTAACAATCGCGTCCAGAGAGTCTGTAATGGCTTGAATCGTTCTGCTTTTTTCACAAAGTTCGATAACATCCCCTTTTTTTACCTGATAAGACGGGATATTAACCTTTTTGCCGTTTACAGTAAAATGATTGTGACGAACAAAATGACGACCCTGGTTTCTGGAATTTACGAATCCAAGTCTAAATACGGTATTATCTAACCGGGTTTCAAGTAATGTCAACAAATTTATACCGGTGATGCCTTTTTGACGGTCAGCTCTCTTGAATGCATTTCTAAATTGTTTTTCAGATACGCCATAAATCCTTTTTACTTTTTGTTTTTCACGAAGCTGCATGCCGTAATCTGATTGTTTTGCTCTTTTCTGACCATGCTCACCAGGAGGAAACCCTCTTCTGTCAAAGCTGCATTTATCTGAAAAACAACGGTCCCCTTTTAAAAAAAGCTTTATATTTTCACGTCTGCATTGCCTGCAGACAGATCCTCTATATCTGGCCAAGTTTCCTCCTTTATCACTTTAGATAAAGTTTACACGTTAAAAAAATTCTCGGATTAATTTCTTTTCCGAAATAATTGAAATAGTTTCATGTTTGAATAAAAATTTACACAAATTCAAGACTCCCCCAATTTTGCCTGCAACATCCGTTAAGCTGTAAGAGATACAAATTTTTTGGGATGATCCGAATTGAATCAATGTTCGTTCAAACAATTTTATACACGTCTTCTTTTGGGTGGGCGGCAACCGTTATGCGGTACCGGCGTCACATCCTTGATCATGGAAATATTAAATCCCAGTGCATGAAGTGCCCGAAGTGCAGATTCTCTTCCTGGTCCAG is drawn from uncultured Desulfobacter sp. and contains these coding sequences:
- the rpsD gene encoding 30S ribosomal protein S4, which gives rise to MARYRGSVCRQCRRENIKLFLKGDRCFSDKCSFDRRGFPPGEHGQKRAKQSDYGMQLREKQKVKRIYGVSEKQFRNAFKRADRQKGITGINLLTLLETRLDNTVFRLGFVNSRNQGRHFVRHNHFTVNGKKVNIPSYQVKKGDVIELCEKSRTIQAITDSLDAIVRRGIPQWLEINKDSFKGEIKGLPAREDISLPIQEQLIVELYSK